AACAGAATGACAAAGAAACTGCTTTAAGATTACACCCTTGTTTGAACACACACAGTTGCTTTACTATAGCTCCTCTAATAATCGCTTAAGTTTGTATAACAAAGAACAGCAACCTCTGGTTTTCACAGAGCTTATGTCCATCAATAATAATAGTGATCAGAAAGCTTGACCTCACATGCAAATAGAAGAGCTCACAACCTTCAGTTTCGAGTTCAAGTTTGTTTGATCCCCAACCTTCATCTACGCAGGTACTGAAGGAACACCAAGGACACCCACAATGGATAAAGTCATGCTGTTCCAGAATTTAATATTCTTGCTTTGAAGTTCATGTCTTTGCCCAGCCCAGCCTGTTTCCAGTCACAGCTTTGCAACATACTTGGACACATCCAGCCACTCTTCTTCAAAACAcccataaatatttaaatatcacTTCATATACTTTCAGCCTCTCCCATAACGAATTCAGGCTAACATTCATTATGCCTTACCCACAGAAAGCCAAAGAGATTGTCTCACTTTGAACTATTGCACTTTGTTGGGAACCTGTAATTAGCCATTTCACAACCAAACGGTGCTCAGAGCTATAGCACTCTAACTCTTCATTCTGTACACATGCCCTAAAGTCCCCTTTCCAGTAAACACAATAGCTGCTTGCCATAAGTGACCTGCCACCTCCTTCCTACTTTACACCATTTTGAAGAGTGAGCAAAGCCCCAAAATCTAGGAAAGGTAACACTGTACTATAGAGAGGGAAAGGGGAACTtcacaaaaaccaagacaaaggGTAACTGTAGATAGTTTACATTTAAAAGGACAGGGAAAaggggaattacagacacttagtcaaaagaaaaccagagaagAGGGcaagataagaaggaactgtcTGGAGACCTCTAAGGATTAGATACCCCCAGGCAAGACGGGCGCTGACACGGGAGAACTATAACAGCGGATaactccaagaagaaaacagaagaatgtcaccccaaaacaacaaggggaatggggtcagggggaatggggccatagggaatgtaatgaatatgtaatcaaactggggaggggactattgattatgtattagcttgacctatatctgtaacacacttttctccttacggtgtgcaagtttgaaggagctatcccccttacacccggcgctgcgcaacgctggaataaacatacctgctttataaccagtctctggattatagagtttgattccgcaagtcaatTTCACTGCTTAAAAACACTTTGGCCAGAAGGAACCGACAAAGATTGAATCCAACTGCCTGACCTCATCAGGGTTAACTAAAAGCCAAAGCCCATCACTGAGGGCATTGCCCACTGACAGCCACAGGACACCACCCACCCTGCTAGGAAGCCCATTCCAGTATTTAACCACCTTCAgagtaaataaatgtttcccaGTATCCTCTCTGATCCTCCACAGCACAGCGTTGTGCCATTTATGTATCTCACTGGTTACggggagaagaaaacagcccACCCACCCTTCTCTCTTTATACATTAACTACAGCTTTCCCCTTTGGTACACACAGGGAAACGTTGCTCTTAGCTGACCTTAAGGATATACCAGCTCCTACCTTGCACGTGCCTGATTTTGCTTAGAGCTGGTTTCTAAGAATCAGAGCTCTGTGAACAAATCCTTTAAGTACTTTTGCCAGATttagcttttttccccccttttgcTCTCACCCTTCCACCCTACAGAAGCCCTTTTGCATATAGGCCATACAGagagacactgaggccctgaaGCCTGtccaagaagggcaacaaagctgcgAAGGAATGGAGCCTTAAggagagggaactgggattatcAGTCAGGGAGAAGCTCAGATAGAGCTCATTACTTCCTACagtccctgaaaggaggttgtggtgaggtgggggtcagctcGCAAGTAACAGCAACGAGAGGTGATGGCCTGAAGTTGCACCACAGGCGGTTTAGGTTGGCTATCAGGAGATATTTCTCCTCCCTAAGAGCAGCgatgcagctgcacagctgcacagggcagtggtgAGGTCACCACCCCTGGAAGCATCCGCAGGATATGGAGATGTGGGACACGGGCACGGTAGGCTGGGGTGGGCCAGAGGACTTCAGAgagcttttctgctctgttctctcCGAGCCTGCATAGAGCCCACCGCCCAGCAGGAACCCCCGCAGCAGGGTTAGGAGCCCCTCCGGCCGTTACCTCCCGGTACTCCCCGTTGCGGAATATCTTGTATCCGTCGGGCGGGTGGATCTGCACGGTGCTCTCGTTGATCACCTCGATGCAGCATTCCTGATCCGGGCGGCTCAGCGGCCGCACCCTGCAGTACACCTGGGGGAGGACAGAGATGAGCCACggcacggcccggcccggcccgctgCCCCGAGGCCCCACACTCACCCCCACAGGGTCCTTCGGGCCGGGAGGCGTCGGCTTCCTCAGCGCCGGCCTCCGCGGGGTCTTGACCCTACTGGGGGAAAGAACGAGGCGTGAGGGGCGGCCCGGACACCGTGTGGGACCGGGACGGACCGGCCAAGGGACCGGGATGGACTTACGCCGCCTTCATGGTGCAGGGACGCCGACCAGCTCCGGACCCCAACTCCGCGCTGCCTCACCCGGCGGCCGCGCGCCCGTTCAGTTCAAATCCAACCAATCAGCGCGCGCGCCCGCGTGGCGTCACCACGCAGCGTTACGTCGGAGGAAGCCACCGCCCATCCCCGCCCCGAGGAGTAGGCCTCAAGCGTTGCTATAGTAACGGCACAGCGCGCCGCCCGCAGCCACAGCGCCCCCTGTCGGTGTGGGGGTGTGGGAGGGACGGTAGGAAGAGGCAATAAATACCCtctattgcttttatttccagacGTGAATACAGAGCAGCCCATCAAACCGCTTCTCGGGGCTGAACAAGACGTGGGCTGCTCCAGGAGCTCACCACGCCTGCTCTATCTGTTCATAAAGcagggctgctcagagcccaaCGCCAACCTACCAAGCCAAAAAGCAGAATGATGAACACCACGTCGACAGAGCCGGGTTTCTTTCTGTCCTCACATGGACCCAAGGGAAATAAGCTTTGCAATTATTAGCAACGATCTGCACAGCAATTATTTCTCACAAGCAGAAACAGAACCGTCCAAATCAGGTTAGAATACATCAGTGCCGTCGCTCTGTTTGTTAGTTGCTTCGTGAAATAAAACTGTTGAACAAACAATTACGTTCCAGTGCTCGTAAATATTAATATCTCGATCAGCTCCCAAAGGAAAGTTTGTTACTTAGTAGCCCCATCATACCTTGAACgagctgctgccccagccccatGTTGGTTAGGCACTTGGGTGGAGTGTCAGATAGTTGGGGTTGTACCCCCAGCACCAGAAACGTTGGGCTCAGCCCTGGCAGCCTGCACTGCGTCCACATCCTGCTGTGAGACTCTGCTGCTGACCAGCACCGTGGGATCACAGAACGCATGGGGTGGAAGGGATCCCAAAGCACACCCAGTTCCAACCTGCTGCCATGGAGGTGTCGAGCAGGTCACCCAGAGCCCCGTCTCCAGCCTTGGGCACCACCAGCAATGGGGCAACctcagctgtgggcagcagttgcagcagctcactgctgttGAGTAAAGGATCTCCCCCTAACATCTGACCACATCTCTCTGTTTCAAACCACTCCCCCTGCCAGCAAGGACACCAGTGCCCCTCCATAAGGCAGAACTGGTGAATGCCTGTTGCTCTGGAAAGCATTGGCACATATCTCccttttgaggaaaaaaaaaacgttaaagattattttaaatatttcctgtgaTGAAATATCAGCTCgattaaaagcatttcataaCCCATCCCCAGCCTGAAAGCCATATGTACAAACACCAGTGCAATACGTTTCACCCTCGAGGACTGGCCAACAAGCATTTCCCATAGAGCTGCATTCACCCCATATGTCAGCTGTCcaccttctgtgctgtgcagcagcaaacCAGGAACCCTCATCCTGCAGACCGGCTGTCCTACTGCCCATGCAGCTTCTCCCTGTGGGAGGGCTCTGTTGCCcggcagagctgtgcagagcattGTGCAATGACCGCCAAGCCAACGGCCATGCACGTGCCCATGGGTGCCAGCGCCTGCAGCAGCGATGTGGCTGGGAGCCGTGCCTGCCTCTCACTCATGTCCATCAGGATGGCTTCCAGCTGGAAGTGCGTGCCCAGGATGCCGCAGACGTGGAACACCTGGTGGCTGTGCCCTGCGGGGAAGCCAAAAGGACTCAAGGAAACTTTGTTCAGACGCGACCTGCAGACACGCGGCCTCCTGGGGCTGCGTTTAATAAAGGTTCCTTCTGCCTGATgaggaagcagagctcagcctgctgctgcttacCGATGTAGTCGAAGTGCCCCGGCGCGAGCCTCTCGGGCAGGTGGGTGGCGAAGATGAAGCAGGTGAGGAAGGCGAAGGCCGTGTGCCTGTAGTGGGCAGCTACTGTGGGATCCGCACAGCTCCACACCGCGCACAGATAGAACTAAGGGAGATGGGGGTGGGACAGAGCGAGACGTTTGGCCCCCAGGGTCCCAGCATCACCAGCCCCGCACCAGCAAAATGCCCACCCCACAAAGACATGAAAGCCCCTCCCAAGCCAGCAGGCTGCGACTAGGATGTGACAGCAACGCGCAGCTTCAATGAGTGGCCGCGCCTGGATGGgtgagggaaaaaagaacaccaTCTCTTTTCCTGCAGGAGTTTGTTTGTCTTTCTAAACAAGGACGTGTTCTCCCAagtggctgcaggctgagcagccccgCGCTGTGAACGTACCCTATAGAAGAGCGGAATGCTGTCGAAGAGGTACGGGTACACGAAGGCCAGCGTGCGGGACGCCTTGCTGAGCCACGGCCGCTCCAGCTCCAGGAACCTgcgaggagcagagcagcaccaagtgaggctgcagcagtgctggggtctGCTGGCCACCGCTGCCAccatcacagagctgcagcGTGCTGCGGGATGCCCTCACCCTCCTGCTGTGACTCCCAGACCAGGGGGAGGCCACCTTTCTGGCTGCCACCCTTGGCACATTTCCATCCATCTCTTTGGGCGCACCAGGAAGCAACTCCTGTTCACACTCTCCTGATTTTGCTGCTGATTTTTGCTGCTGCTCGCTCCCTGTTTCCCGTCAGCAGCAAACAACTGCCGCCCCTTCTGTCGCTAACTGAATTCTCACTCTTGGTTTTTAATCCAAGCTGTAAGAGCTTGGAGTGCAAGCAGGATGCGCCTGCATTGCTTTGGGACCTGCTGTGCTTTGGATCTTGCCTTGCTTTAGGTCTTGCCTTGCTTTGGGTCTCACCATGCTTTGTGGTAATGCAGCTCTCAGGCTACAGTCAGCAATGTTTGCTAATTAAGCTGTATTGCATCTTGTGCCCGAGAGGCATGGAACGTCTCCTCGTGCTTCTGTCTCACACCCTGCCAAGAGTCTGCAATTGTCATTTTGGAGAATGCACAGAAAGAGTGACTGAAATCTGAGAGTTCATTAATTTAACCAGCGGCTTTTTTTCTGGTATCGCCCTTATAAGAGATGTAGGAGCCTGTTGGTTATCATCGTACCATATCTGAGGCAGAAAGCCTGTGTCTGGATGGGGAGTGACATTCTGCATTGTGTCACCAGGAAATAAACACCGGTGAAGCATTGGAATGGCTGAAATCACACAGTAACTGAAGAGCCATCCCCCAAAATAAGGCAGCAGTGGAGCAGTGGGGCTCTCCCTGACCAGATCCAGACCTCACAGTATCTCCTGGTGCTAAAATATGGGGCAGGCAGCCAGGAACAGCACAGGGCCCCATTCATGGGCAGGAATGgcttctgctgcagcaaggAGGCACAGACAGGTTTGTCTGCTCTGTGCGGGAGACTCCAAACCCACAGGCATGAAAGGAGCCCTCGTagggctgctgctcctgtgggGTGCATTGCAGGAAGGCCATGCACATTCATTGCAGCCCATCTGCGTGAGCTGCCCACGCGGCCATGCTGGTTGTGTGACAGAGGTGATCAGCCAGGAACTGACTACAAAATACCCAGCACTGAGCGTGCAGCTGGAATGCAGCTGAGCCACTGAGGTATTTTTTAGAGTCATTCCAAACAAATGGTCTGAGTCTGCTCGGGAGCCAAAAACTgatgcaggagggctgcagtcCTTCCTTGCAGCTCCGTAACACAGGGCTGGAGCCGTGCACCATGCAAAAATACCTCTTGGGCTTTCCAAAATTAAAGCAGTTGTTCTGCATTCTCTTTCTCACGCTCTCCTGGTGCCagcatgcagcagcacaaaactctcttcttccctctgccttGTTACAACACAGCCTAGTAGTTCCAAAGCTCCATTAGTGACACTAATTAATGATTATGCTGAAGCAATTGGGGAGGTACAGGAGAAGGCACGCACCTGGAGTAGCAGGCCAGGCTGGTGCTCAGCACCGTGTTGAACACTGCAACAGGGACGTAGCAGCAGTGGAAGGTGCTACCAACCCATTCTTCTGGGAACACATATGCTGAATACGCCAGGGCCGAACCTGGAGGAGGATGGGAGGACATGGTGGGGAGGTGCCCTCTGCCCAACGGGTGCTCTCCAAACCCCAAATCCCATTTCACTCCTGTATGGGCCAGCAGTGCTGCGTGGCTGCACCCCAAACCCTCACATCCCCACAGAATTCCCTGCAGGTTCCTTATCCTGGGGTGAACCCCCCCGTCCTTACCCAAGCTGTACATGCTGAGTGCCGCGTAGTCAAAGAAGTAGCAGATGTGCCGGGTGCGGGCCGACATGGGGCTGAAGGTGTGGGCACAACTGGAGGCCAGTGGGTagatgcagcagctcagcaggtaGGCAAGCAGTGGCCAGGCGGGGGGGTCCCGGCCCCCTGGCCCCCACAGCCGCCCCACCAGCATCCACACGAAGTACCTGTGAGCACAGAATGAGCATCACACCTGGTGCATCTCCTGCCCCGACGGCGCAGTGACGGCCATGAGACGCACCATGCAGGGAGGAAGTGGGTCCAGATGTTGAGTGTTTCGTTGGTCATCTGGAAGGCGCTGAGGACGCAGTCGGCTGCTGAGATCCTTGGGGGGCGATACCCACAGAGGATGCCCTGCTCCTGGTACCCCTGCGAGGTGCAGAGCGGTGGCACAGCGTCCCCCAAGGGGAGGTCTGGCCATCAGCAACCTGTATGCAGGGTGAGGGTCCTgcatccctcccagccccagggGATGGAAGCTGCTCTCTGACCTTAGGCACTTGGTGGATGCTGAGCAGTCGGGGCAGCTTCAGGCTCAGCATCGCGCCGTCGGGACTGCGGCTTCCTGGGATGGTGCCTCACATCCCTGCCCTGGGGATGGCACCGGGAGTGGTGGGGACGTGGCTGCCCCGTGGCGATGGCTCTGAGCTCAGGATGGGTGTCCTGCGGAACACGAGCATTGGTGGAGATGTGGTCTCCAACTCACCAGTGCCGAGGGCATGGATGTTGGGGATGGAgggtggccctgcctgcagtcaGCATGGCGCTTCTGGGGTCCCCCCACTGCCACTCATAGAAGGACAGGGTGAAGTGGGGGATGTGGGGCTCTCCCCACCTGCCCACTCCCCATCAGACACCGGGGAACACGGAGCAATCCCGGCACCTTCGGCACTTACCCAACTGCACCG
This window of the Excalfactoria chinensis isolate bCotChi1 chromosome 10, bCotChi1.hap2, whole genome shotgun sequence genome carries:
- the PAQR5 gene encoding membrane progestin receptor gamma, coding for MLSLKLPRLLSIHQVPKGYQEQGILCGYRPPRISAADCVLSAFQMTNETLNIWTHFLPAWYFVWMLVGRLWGPGGRDPPAWPLLAYLLSCCIYPLASSCAHTFSPMSARTRHICYFFDYAALSMYSLGSALAYSAYVFPEEWVGSTFHCCYVPVAVFNTVLSTSLACYSRFLELERPWLSKASRTLAFVYPYLFDSIPLFYRFYLCAVWSCADPTVAAHYRHTAFAFLTCFIFATHLPERLAPGHFDYIGHSHQVFHVCGILGTHFQLEAILMDMSERQARLPATSLLQALAPMGTCMAVGLAVIAQCSAQLCRATEPSHREKLHGQ